From Sphingopyxis sp. USTB-05, the proteins below share one genomic window:
- a CDS encoding amidohydrolase family protein: MISALFAPAATRAEAPGAGRIAITGVTLIDGTGAPPKPGMTVVVDKGRIVSISNSPADAAGAQLIDGRGRYLLPGFIDSNVHVSVYGQPARRDTSLKYADSGEELALEFAQRALTYGVTTMRDSYGVLPPILTVRDRIDRGEVVGARLKAAGNILGWGGPFSLTFSLTKDSDLSLFQEKWNDLLAQDMGEEIMDMTPEELRVAMNRYLDKGIDFIKYGGTSHFLRPALIGFSPRQQAVIVEEAHKRGKPVETHATSSEGLTLAVEAGIDLIQHPELTSRDLPDELIALIVKKDVLCGIRSNYITGDYRKKHLAKRAELEAKIAKMPPATTSAERWRRLEAMDDNQDVQRRNAERLIKAGCRVTPATDSFYGDAPEFRRVPKGDEAEPGIGTIRAIEGLVELGMTPMQAIVAGTKHGAAAARLSDDLGTIEAGKIADLVLLSANPLADIRNIEKVEAVIAQGKLVDRSRLPEHPLFLRKP; encoded by the coding sequence ATGATTTCCGCGCTTTTCGCCCCGGCGGCGACTCGTGCGGAGGCGCCCGGCGCGGGCCGGATTGCGATTACGGGCGTGACATTGATCGACGGCACAGGCGCGCCGCCAAAGCCCGGCATGACCGTCGTCGTCGACAAGGGCCGGATCGTTTCGATCAGCAATAGCCCGGCCGATGCAGCGGGCGCGCAGCTTATCGACGGGCGCGGGCGCTATTTGCTCCCCGGCTTCATCGACAGCAATGTTCATGTCTCGGTCTATGGCCAGCCGGCTCGGCGCGACACGTCATTGAAATATGCCGACAGCGGCGAGGAACTCGCACTCGAATTTGCACAGCGCGCGCTGACCTATGGCGTGACGACGATGCGCGACAGCTATGGCGTGCTGCCGCCGATCCTGACGGTACGCGACCGGATCGACCGCGGCGAAGTCGTCGGCGCCCGGCTCAAGGCGGCGGGCAATATCCTCGGCTGGGGCGGGCCCTTTTCGCTGACCTTCTCGCTTACCAAGGATTCGGACCTGTCGTTGTTCCAAGAGAAATGGAACGACCTGCTGGCGCAGGACATGGGCGAAGAGATCATGGACATGACGCCCGAGGAGCTCCGCGTCGCGATGAACCGCTATCTCGACAAGGGGATCGACTTCATCAAATATGGCGGAACCAGCCATTTCCTTCGCCCCGCGCTGATCGGCTTTTCACCGCGCCAGCAGGCGGTGATTGTCGAAGAGGCGCACAAGCGCGGCAAGCCGGTCGAGACGCATGCGACAAGTTCGGAAGGACTGACGCTCGCGGTCGAGGCGGGGATCGACCTGATCCAGCATCCCGAACTGACCAGCCGCGACTTGCCCGATGAACTGATCGCGCTGATCGTGAAGAAGGATGTGCTGTGCGGGATACGGTCGAACTATATCACCGGCGACTATCGTAAGAAGCATCTCGCGAAGCGCGCCGAACTGGAAGCGAAGATCGCGAAGATGCCGCCTGCGACGACCAGCGCCGAACGTTGGCGCCGGCTCGAGGCGATGGACGATAATCAGGACGTGCAACGCCGCAACGCCGAACGGCTCATCAAGGCGGGGTGCCGCGTCACCCCCGCGACCGACAGCTTCTATGGCGACGCGCCCGAGTTCCGCCGCGTGCCCAAGGGCGACGAGGCCGAGCCGGGGATCGGGACGATCCGTGCGATCGAGGGGCTCGTCGAACTCGGCATGACCCCGATGCAAGCGATCGTCGCGGGGACGAAGCATGGCGCCGCCGCGGCGCGGTTGAGCGATGATCTCGGCACGATCGAGGCGGGGAAGATCGCCGACCTCGTCCTGCTCTCCGCCAACCCGCTCGCCGATATCCGCAACATCGAAAAGGTCGAGGCGGTGATCGCGCAGGGAAAGCTTGTCGATCGCTCGCGGCTGCCCGAACATCCGCTGTTCCTGCGTAAGCCCTAA
- a CDS encoding DUF4440 domain-containing protein, translating into MLFATASPAHADEAAEKSAILKVVADMEAAWNRSDFTGYMAGFRNPGVIFVSGGKIQDGWQGTLDHYVHDYGGSPDRRGTVHFYDISIDMLAPDAALLISHYRLTRPERAQQGINTRLFRKVDGRWVIAMNHVSSYDPAAAPAAK; encoded by the coding sequence ATGCTCTTCGCTACGGCATCGCCCGCGCATGCCGACGAGGCGGCCGAAAAGTCGGCGATACTGAAAGTCGTCGCCGATATGGAGGCCGCGTGGAATCGCAGCGACTTCACCGGCTATATGGCGGGCTTCCGCAACCCCGGCGTGATCTTCGTCTCGGGGGGCAAGATACAGGACGGCTGGCAGGGGACGCTCGACCATTATGTGCACGATTATGGCGGCTCGCCCGACCGCCGCGGCACGGTCCATTTCTATGACATCAGCATCGACATGCTCGCACCCGACGCCGCGCTGCTCATCAGCCATTATCGCCTGACCCGGCCCGAACGCGCGCAACAAGGCATCAACACCCGCCTGTTCCGCAAGGTCGACGGACGCTGGGTCATCGCGATGAACCATGTCTCGTCCTACGACCCCGCGGCAGCGCCCGCCGCGAAGTAG
- a CDS encoding Lrp/AsnC family transcriptional regulator: MQKITDLDDFDRRLLELVRHDNLQPARILAEKVGLSLSAVLRRLRRLREEKVIIADIAVVDPALTGSALTMHILVRMQQAGPQNMDAFAREIARHPEITGAWDVTGDDDFLLKVQIGSMEEYDAFTRRALGEDKGVHSFKTLITIRHIIENDVARRPLRDR, from the coding sequence ATGCAAAAAATCACCGATCTCGACGATTTCGACCGCCGGCTGCTCGAACTTGTACGGCACGATAATCTTCAGCCCGCACGAATCCTTGCCGAAAAGGTCGGGCTGTCGCTGTCGGCAGTTCTGCGCCGCCTGCGCCGCCTGCGCGAAGAGAAGGTGATCATCGCCGATATCGCGGTGGTCGACCCTGCGTTGACCGGATCGGCGCTCACCATGCATATCCTCGTTCGGATGCAACAGGCGGGGCCGCAGAATATGGATGCCTTTGCACGCGAGATCGCCCGTCATCCCGAAATCACGGGGGCGTGGGACGTGACGGGGGACGATGATTTCCTGCTGAAGGTGCAGATCGGTTCGATGGAGGAATATGACGCCTTCACGCGCCGCGCGCTGGGCGAGGACAAGGGCGTTCATTCGTTCAAGACGCTCATCACGATCCGGCACATCATCGAAAATGATGTCGCGCGCCGGCCGCTGCGCGATCGGTGA
- a CDS encoding glycine zipper 2TM domain-containing protein, translating into MKRLALTALIGATTMAALPTEADARSRHHRHGYYSDRGHDRYDRRDYRHHRDKRYYRNCRTSGTTGLIVGGAAGALLGREVDRRGDRATGTILGAAGGALLGREIDRKRRC; encoded by the coding sequence ATGAAGAGGCTGGCGCTGACCGCCTTGATCGGCGCGACCACGATGGCGGCCTTGCCGACCGAAGCCGATGCGCGCAGCCGCCACCATCGGCACGGCTATTACAGCGACCGCGGCCATGATCGCTATGATCGCCGCGACTACCGGCATCACCGCGACAAACGCTATTATCGCAATTGCCGCACGAGCGGCACGACCGGACTGATCGTCGGCGGCGCTGCAGGCGCATTGCTGGGCCGCGAAGTCGACCGCCGAGGCGACCGCGCGACGGGTACGATCCTCGGTGCCGCGGGCGGCGCGCTGCTCGGACGTGAGATCGACCGCAAGCGTCGCTGCTGA
- a CDS encoding response regulator: protein MGKTILVVEDNELNLRLFCDLLNAHGYSAHPVRDGRDALAKAREVSPDLIIMDIQLPHVSGLDLIGQMKADLTLRAVPIMAVTAYAGKGDEEQIKAAGAEAYVSKPISVIKFIESVGAFA, encoded by the coding sequence ATGGGCAAGACCATCCTGGTCGTCGAAGATAATGAGCTCAACCTGCGTCTCTTCTGCGACCTGCTCAACGCCCATGGCTATAGCGCGCATCCGGTGCGCGACGGGCGCGATGCGCTGGCGAAGGCGCGCGAGGTTTCACCCGACCTCATCATCATGGATATCCAGTTGCCGCACGTCAGCGGGCTCGACCTGATCGGCCAGATGAAGGCCGACCTGACCCTGCGCGCGGTGCCGATCATGGCGGTCACGGCCTATGCCGGGAAGGGCGATGAGGAGCAGATCAAGGCGGCCGGCGCCGAAGCCTATGTCTCGAAACCGATTTCGGTGATCAAGTTCATCGAGAGCGTCGGCGCGTTCGCCTAG
- a CDS encoding DUF3572 domain-containing protein, whose protein sequence is MTQLHRDEGTYDLNDGDAALALQALGWILSDEPRAERLLGLTGLAPDELRASLDEQATLAAIMSFLTGHENDLVACADALQVPPASIAAAAQRLEGTTA, encoded by the coding sequence ATGACACAATTGCATCGCGACGAAGGGACTTACGACTTGAACGACGGCGATGCCGCCTTGGCGCTTCAGGCCCTCGGCTGGATATTGAGCGACGAGCCGCGCGCCGAGCGGTTGCTGGGCCTGACCGGGCTTGCGCCGGACGAACTGCGCGCCTCGTTGGACGAGCAGGCGACGCTTGCGGCGATCATGTCTTTCCTGACGGGCCACGAAAATGATCTTGTCGCCTGCGCCGATGCATTGCAGGTGCCGCCCGCCAGCATCGCCGCCGCGGCGCAAAGACTTGAAGGAACCACCGCATGA
- a CDS encoding HAD family hydrolase, producing the protein MNRPLVITDCDEVLMHMVVPFAEWVDAEHGVIFRIEDASFANALKRKECGTPLEAAEVWPLLDGFFRTEMTRQYPIMGALAAMAAIGAEADIVVLTNVGPEHQQARIDQLALHDFHAPVIGSRGGKGEPVRRLIEQYQPSVTVFIDDLAGHHQSVAHEAPDVWRLHLVGEPAIADKIAPAKYAHARIDDWNDAQRWILARLAENIPAPAPEPV; encoded by the coding sequence ATGAACCGCCCGCTCGTCATCACCGATTGCGACGAGGTGCTGATGCACATGGTCGTGCCCTTCGCCGAATGGGTCGACGCCGAACATGGCGTGATCTTTCGCATAGAGGATGCAAGTTTCGCGAATGCGCTGAAGCGCAAGGAGTGCGGTACGCCGCTTGAGGCGGCCGAAGTATGGCCGCTCCTCGACGGCTTTTTCCGCACGGAAATGACGCGGCAATATCCGATCATGGGCGCGCTCGCGGCGATGGCGGCGATTGGCGCCGAGGCCGATATCGTCGTCCTCACCAACGTCGGCCCCGAACATCAGCAGGCGCGGATCGACCAGCTTGCGCTCCACGACTTCCACGCGCCGGTGATCGGCAGCCGCGGCGGCAAGGGCGAGCCGGTGCGACGCCTGATCGAGCAATATCAGCCTTCGGTTACGGTCTTCATCGACGATCTTGCCGGCCATCACCAGTCGGTCGCGCATGAGGCGCCCGACGTGTGGCGGCTGCACCTGGTCGGCGAGCCGGCGATCGCGGACAAGATCGCCCCGGCGAAATATGCCCACGCGCGAATCGACGATTGGAATGACGCGCAGCGCTGGATATTGGCGCGCCTTGCCGAAAACATCCCCGCCCCGGCCCCCGAGCCGGTCTAA
- a CDS encoding RidA family protein, translated as MDIAAKIAELGLELPKPAAPVAAYVPVVEHGGLLYVSGQLPFRDGQVVTGRLGEDVDVAGGQDAAQRVALMLVAQIGQALGGDWSRVERVVKLGVFVNSTPGFTDQAKVANGASELFETLFGEAGRHARAAVGVAVLPLGAAVEADAIVAVRPA; from the coding sequence ATGGATATCGCCGCCAAAATTGCCGAACTCGGCCTCGAACTCCCCAAGCCCGCCGCGCCGGTCGCCGCTTATGTGCCTGTCGTCGAACATGGCGGCTTGCTTTACGTGAGCGGCCAGTTGCCCTTCCGGGACGGACAGGTCGTCACCGGCCGCCTTGGCGAGGATGTCGACGTCGCTGGCGGCCAGGATGCCGCGCAGCGCGTCGCGCTGATGCTCGTCGCGCAGATCGGGCAGGCGCTGGGCGGCGACTGGTCGCGCGTCGAGCGCGTCGTCAAGCTTGGCGTCTTCGTCAACAGCACGCCCGGCTTCACCGATCAGGCAAAGGTCGCCAATGGCGCATCGGAGCTGTTCGAGACGCTGTTCGGTGAAGCGGGCCGTCACGCGCGCGCCGCGGTCGGCGTCGCGGTGCTCCCGCTCGGCGCCGCGGTCGAGGCCGACGCAATCGTCGCGGTGCGACCAGCATAA
- a CDS encoding GNAT family N-acetyltransferase gives MAEADPPTRTISLGSGVAAIGAAAWDALHDGGNPFVSHAFLTLLEESGSVGAGTGWQVAPLLVEDAGGALVAAAPAYLKSHSQGEYVFDHAWADAWARAGGDYYPKLQIAAPFTPVPGPRLLSKERGDALLLLRAAEAVVRQNELSSAHATFVAPEQMSLFEEAGWLIRRDIQFHFANSGYASFDDFLVTLNSQKRKQLRKERLRAVEGLRIEELTGDAIRPEHWDAMWLFYQDTGARKWGHPYLTREAFDLMGARMAERIILLIAFDSEERPIAGALHFLGSDTLYGRYWGCLMEIPYLHFELCYYRAIDIAIERGLKRVEAGAQGGHKLARGYGPVATWSAHFIADPGFRRAVADYLEQERRAEESEMEWLEGHTPFKRKD, from the coding sequence ATGGCCGAGGCCGACCCGCCGACACGCACCATATCGCTCGGTAGCGGCGTGGCCGCGATCGGCGCGGCGGCTTGGGACGCGCTTCACGACGGCGGCAATCCGTTTGTGAGCCACGCGTTCCTGACGTTGCTCGAAGAATCGGGCAGCGTCGGGGCGGGTACCGGCTGGCAGGTGGCACCCTTGCTCGTCGAGGATGCCGGCGGCGCGCTCGTCGCCGCCGCGCCTGCGTATCTCAAATCGCACAGCCAGGGCGAATATGTGTTCGACCATGCCTGGGCTGATGCCTGGGCGCGCGCTGGCGGCGATTATTATCCCAAGCTGCAGATCGCCGCGCCCTTCACGCCGGTGCCGGGGCCGCGCCTGTTGTCGAAGGAAAGGGGCGACGCCTTGCTGCTGCTTCGAGCGGCAGAGGCGGTGGTGCGGCAGAACGAGCTGTCGTCGGCGCATGCAACCTTTGTCGCGCCGGAGCAGATGTCACTGTTCGAGGAGGCGGGATGGCTGATCCGCCGCGATATCCAGTTCCATTTCGCGAATAGCGGCTATGCCAGCTTCGATGATTTCCTCGTCACGCTGAATTCGCAGAAGCGCAAGCAGTTGCGCAAGGAACGGCTGCGAGCCGTCGAAGGTCTACGGATCGAGGAACTCACCGGCGACGCGATCCGGCCCGAGCATTGGGACGCGATGTGGCTCTTCTATCAGGACACGGGCGCGCGCAAATGGGGACATCCCTACCTCACGCGCGAAGCGTTCGACCTGATGGGTGCACGAATGGCGGAGCGGATCATCCTGCTCATCGCCTTTGACAGCGAGGAGCGACCAATCGCGGGCGCTCTGCACTTCCTCGGATCCGATACGCTCTATGGTCGCTATTGGGGATGCCTTATGGAGATCCCCTATCTGCATTTCGAGCTATGCTATTATCGCGCGATCGACATTGCGATCGAACGCGGCTTGAAGCGCGTCGAAGCGGGCGCGCAAGGCGGGCACAAGCTCGCGCGCGGCTATGGGCCCGTTGCGACCTGGTCGGCGCATTTCATCGCCGACCCGGGCTTTCGCCGGGCGGTCGCGGATTACCTCGAACAGGAACGCCGCGCCGAAGAATCTGAAATGGAGTGGCTGGAAGGGCATACGCCCTTCAAGCGGAAGGATTAG
- a CDS encoding sel1 repeat family protein produces the protein MANSLKSAQYLIESRLLDAARGDANAYFDLGIAFSTGTGGVDVDLIQAHKWFNLAALGGNVEGQQCRADLSDEMSRDEIAEAQRQARAWLDETARRPAARRFAA, from the coding sequence ATGGCGAATAGTCTGAAGTCTGCCCAATATCTGATCGAGAGCCGTCTGCTCGACGCCGCACGCGGCGACGCCAATGCCTATTTCGATCTCGGTATCGCTTTTTCGACCGGCACCGGCGGGGTCGATGTCGACCTGATCCAGGCGCATAAATGGTTCAACCTTGCCGCGCTCGGCGGCAATGTCGAAGGCCAGCAGTGCCGTGCCGACCTGTCGGACGAAATGTCACGCGACGAAATCGCCGAAGCGCAGCGTCAGGCGCGCGCCTGGCTTGACGAAACGGCTCGCCGTCCCGCCGCTCGCCGCTTCGCGGCCTAA
- the panC gene encoding pantoate--beta-alanine ligase, which yields MQIIRDIAMLHRAVTALKQGGKSVALVPTMGSLHNGHLSLVRMARRVADHAVVSIFVNPTQFGPNEDFDAYPRDEARDAAMLAQEGTGLLWAPDVATMYPGGHSTHIEVAGLGADYCGAARPGHFDGVATVVAKLFNQVRPDVAIFGEKDWQQLAIIRRMARDLDFGIDIMGAPIARDSDGLALSSRNAYLSKEQRAAATAFPDALSTAAKAIAGGADVGETLAKAEAAIIKGGFDSVDYVALADADSLERLSVFRAPARLLAAARIGKTRLIDNLAVG from the coding sequence GTGCAAATCATCCGTGACATCGCGATGCTGCACCGTGCCGTTACGGCACTGAAGCAGGGAGGAAAGAGCGTCGCTCTGGTTCCGACGATGGGATCGCTGCATAACGGCCATCTCTCGCTCGTCCGCATGGCGCGGCGCGTCGCCGACCATGCCGTCGTGTCGATTTTCGTCAATCCGACCCAGTTCGGACCGAACGAGGATTTCGACGCCTATCCGCGCGACGAGGCGCGCGACGCCGCGATGCTCGCGCAGGAGGGCACGGGGCTGCTCTGGGCGCCCGACGTCGCGACGATGTACCCTGGCGGGCACAGCACGCATATCGAGGTTGCCGGACTGGGCGCCGATTATTGCGGTGCCGCGCGCCCGGGCCATTTCGACGGCGTTGCGACCGTCGTCGCCAAATTATTCAATCAGGTGCGCCCCGATGTCGCTATTTTCGGCGAAAAGGATTGGCAGCAGCTCGCGATCATCCGCCGAATGGCGCGCGATCTCGATTTCGGGATCGACATCATGGGGGCACCAATCGCGCGCGACAGCGACGGGCTCGCGCTGTCGTCGCGCAACGCCTATCTGTCCAAGGAGCAGCGCGCGGCAGCGACCGCCTTTCCCGACGCGCTGAGCACCGCGGCGAAGGCGATCGCAGGCGGCGCCGATGTCGGCGAAACGCTTGCCAAGGCCGAAGCTGCGATCATCAAGGGCGGCTTCGACAGCGTCGATTATGTCGCGCTCGCCGACGCCGACAGCCTCGAACGCCTAAGCGTATTTCGCGCGCCCGCGCGGCTTCTCGCAGCGGCACGGATCGGAAAAACGCGGTTGATCGACAATCTTGCCGTCGGTTGA
- a CDS encoding division plane positioning ATPase MipZ has translation MTKPAPHRIIFANEKGGTGKSTCAVHFAVALATQGWRVAGIDLDPRQRTFHRYLENREQTAKRREVALPTPRFEVFTGSTIEELDEQVARLSEDADFLIADTPGRDDIFARHLATSADTLVTPINDSFIDFDLIGQVDPETFQVTRPSFYSELIWDTRKARAKTDGRTIDWIILRNRLQHVDAHNMRRVGEALTQLSRRVGFRVIPGLGERVIYRELFPAGLTLLDKAHLGGMGIGHVVARQELREAMGGLNLPARERLHPDGDLFAAA, from the coding sequence ATGACGAAGCCAGCACCGCACCGCATCATCTTTGCCAATGAAAAGGGCGGGACCGGCAAATCGACCTGTGCGGTGCATTTCGCTGTGGCTCTGGCGACGCAGGGCTGGCGCGTCGCGGGGATCGACCTCGACCCGCGCCAGCGCACCTTCCACCGCTATCTCGAAAACCGCGAGCAGACCGCGAAACGCCGCGAGGTCGCATTGCCGACCCCGCGCTTCGAGGTATTCACCGGCTCAACGATCGAGGAACTCGACGAGCAGGTCGCGCGGCTTTCGGAAGACGCCGACTTTCTGATTGCCGACACGCCGGGACGCGACGATATCTTCGCGCGCCACCTTGCGACGAGCGCCGATACGCTCGTCACCCCGATCAACGACAGTTTCATCGACTTCGACCTGATCGGGCAGGTCGATCCCGAAACCTTCCAGGTTACGCGTCCGAGCTTCTATTCCGAACTGATCTGGGACACGCGCAAGGCACGCGCAAAGACTGACGGGCGGACGATCGACTGGATCATCCTGCGCAACCGTCTTCAGCATGTCGACGCGCACAATATGCGCCGCGTCGGCGAAGCATTGACCCAATTGTCGCGCCGCGTTGGTTTCCGCGTCATCCCGGGACTCGGTGAGCGCGTCATCTATCGCGAGCTTTTCCCGGCTGGCCTCACCCTGCTCGACAAGGCACACCTTGGCGGCATGGGGATTGGCCACGTCGTCGCGCGGCAGGAACTCCGCGAGGCGATGGGCGGACTGAACCTACCGGCGCGTGAGCGATTGCATCCGGACGGGGACCTGTTCGCCGCCGCCTGA
- the pgmG gene encoding phosphoglucomutase/phosphomannomutase PgmG produces MTHNFHPTMLREYDIRGVVGDTLSDKDAYAIGRSFATLVRRAGGKRVAVGYDGRLSSPMLADALIAGVNDAGVDALNVGLGPTPMLYYAASTEDVDGGIQITGSHNPPDYNGFKFVMQGRPFYGADILGIGKMAAAGDWDSGEGSSESIDIVDAYVDRLVQGFAGGAFRIGWDAGNGAAGTVIEKLTARLPGEHHLLFTDIDGHFPNHHPDPTEEKNLADLRKLVAEKSLDFGVAFDGDGDRIGAIDGEGRVIWGDQLLQIYAAAVLKDLPGATVIADVKASQALFDRVAELGGKPLMWKTGHSLIKAKMKETGSPLAGEMSGHIFFADRYYGYDDAPYAAIRLIEAATKLGQSVTELRGSMAPMVNTPEMRFQVDESRKFAIVDEVLDRLGESGAKVDRTDGARVLTDDGWWLLRASNTQDVLVARAEAKDEAALTRLLAAIDEQLALSGIVRGPQAAH; encoded by the coding sequence ATGACGCACAATTTCCACCCGACGATGCTACGCGAATACGACATCCGCGGGGTCGTCGGCGACACGCTGTCGGACAAGGATGCCTACGCGATCGGCCGCAGCTTCGCGACGTTGGTCCGCCGCGCGGGCGGCAAGCGCGTCGCCGTCGGTTATGACGGGCGGCTTTCGTCGCCGATGCTCGCCGATGCGCTGATCGCCGGGGTCAATGACGCGGGCGTTGACGCACTCAACGTCGGGCTCGGCCCGACGCCGATGCTCTATTATGCCGCATCAACCGAAGATGTGGATGGCGGCATACAGATAACCGGCAGCCACAATCCCCCCGACTATAACGGTTTCAAATTTGTGATGCAGGGGCGTCCCTTCTACGGCGCCGACATCCTTGGCATCGGTAAAATGGCCGCCGCGGGCGACTGGGACAGCGGCGAAGGCTCGTCTGAGAGCATCGATATCGTCGACGCCTATGTCGACCGGCTGGTCCAAGGTTTCGCCGGCGGCGCCTTCCGCATCGGCTGGGACGCCGGCAACGGCGCCGCGGGCACCGTCATCGAAAAACTCACCGCGCGCCTGCCCGGCGAGCACCACCTGTTGTTTACCGACATCGACGGGCATTTCCCGAATCACCATCCCGATCCGACCGAGGAAAAGAATCTCGCGGACCTGCGCAAGCTCGTCGCGGAGAAGAGCCTCGATTTCGGCGTCGCTTTCGATGGAGACGGCGACCGTATCGGCGCGATCGACGGCGAGGGCCGCGTGATCTGGGGTGACCAGCTTTTGCAAATATATGCCGCGGCGGTTCTGAAGGACCTGCCCGGCGCGACGGTCATCGCCGATGTGAAGGCGAGTCAGGCGCTGTTCGACCGCGTTGCCGAACTCGGCGGAAAGCCCTTGATGTGGAAGACCGGCCACAGCCTGATCAAGGCGAAGATGAAGGAAACCGGCAGCCCGCTGGCGGGCGAGATGAGCGGGCATATCTTCTTCGCCGATCGTTATTACGGCTATGACGATGCGCCCTATGCCGCGATACGGCTGATCGAGGCGGCAACGAAGCTTGGGCAGAGTGTCACCGAACTGCGCGGCAGCATGGCGCCGATGGTCAACACCCCCGAAATGCGCTTCCAGGTCGATGAGAGCCGCAAATTCGCCATTGTGGATGAAGTCCTGGATCGGCTCGGCGAATCGGGCGCGAAAGTCGACCGGACCGACGGCGCGCGCGTACTCACCGACGACGGCTGGTGGCTGCTCCGCGCCTCCAACACGCAGGACGTGCTCGTCGCGCGCGCCGAAGCGAAGGACGAGGCGGCACTGACGCGCCTGCTCGCGGCAATCGACGAACAGCTCGCCTTGTCGGGGATCGTACGCGGGCCGCAGGCGGCGCATTAG
- the lptB gene encoding LPS export ABC transporter ATP-binding protein has translation MTDDESITGTLNEGDHGVTEHKAHVREDAAAGNGLAVISIAKSYDKRVVLSDVSLSVGKGEVVGLLGPNGAGKTTCFYSIMGLVKPDAGRIMLDGADITALPMYRRAILGLGYLPQETSIFRGMTVEQNIGAVLELSEPDKIERERRMEELLDEFGLTRLRDSAAMALSGGERRRAEIARALAANPSIMLLDEPFAGIDPLSISDIRDLVADLKTRGIGVLITDHNVRETLDLVDRACIIYDGKVLLAGSPEELVADPEVRRLYLGEGFSL, from the coding sequence ATGACCGACGACGAATCCATCACTGGCACGCTGAACGAGGGCGATCACGGCGTCACCGAGCACAAGGCGCATGTCCGTGAGGATGCCGCCGCGGGCAACGGCCTCGCGGTCATTTCGATCGCCAAAAGCTATGACAAGCGCGTGGTGCTGTCGGACGTGTCGCTGTCGGTCGGCAAGGGTGAGGTCGTCGGCTTGCTCGGCCCGAACGGCGCGGGCAAGACGACCTGCTTTTATTCGATCATGGGACTGGTGAAGCCCGACGCCGGGCGCATCATGCTCGACGGTGCCGACATCACCGCTCTGCCGATGTACCGCCGCGCTATCCTCGGTCTCGGCTACCTGCCGCAGGAAACCTCGATCTTTCGCGGCATGACGGTCGAGCAGAATATCGGCGCGGTGCTCGAACTCAGCGAACCCGACAAGATCGAGCGCGAACGGCGGATGGAAGAGTTGCTCGATGAATTCGGGCTGACGCGCCTCCGCGATTCGGCAGCGATGGCGCTGTCCGGCGGCGAACGCCGCCGCGCCGAAATCGCGCGCGCGCTCGCGGCGAACCCCTCGATCATGCTGCTCGACGAACCGTTCGCGGGCATCGATCCGCTCTCAATCAGCGACATCCGCGATCTGGTCGCCGATTTGAAGACGCGCGGGATCGGCGTGTTGATCACCGACCATAATGTGCGCGAGACGCTCGACCTCGTCGACCGCGCCTGCATCATTTACGACGGCAAGGTGCTGCTTGCCGGCTCCCCGGAAGAGCTCGTCGCCGATCCCGAGGTGCGCCGCCTCTATCTCGGCGAGGGCTTCTCATTGTGA